The genomic segment TATCGGTCACTTGCAGGGTAATGTCTTTTTCGGTTAAGCGCTTGAAGACATCCTTGAGCAAGATTTCGGCAATTTGTTTGACCTCTTCCTTGTTCAATTGACGGAAGACAATAATTTCATCTAACCGGTTGAGGAACTCAGGACGGAAGTAGGCCTTCAGCTCTTCGTTCACCAAGGAACGGATGCGGTTATATTGGGCATCTTCGGCGTTGTCCTCGAACTCGAACCCAAGTCCACCGCCACCTTTTTCGATCACCTTAGACCCAATGTTACTGGTCATGATCAAGAGGGTGTTCTTGAAGTCTACCGTGCGCCCTTTGGCATCGGTTAGGCGACCATCTTCTAAGATTTGCAGCAGCATGTTGAAGATGTCGGGATGGGCCTTTTCAATCTCATCGAAGAGAACGACGGTATAGGGACGACGGCGCACGGCTTCCGTCAGTTGTCCCCCTTCGTTGTATCCCACATATCCCGGAGGAGACCCGATCAGTTTGCTGACGGTGTGCCGTTCCATGAATTCCGACATATCCAGACGAATCATGGCTTCTTCGGAACCGAAGAAGTAGGAAGCCAGAGCTTTAGTTAACTCAGTTTTTCCAACCCCAGTAGGCCCGGAGAAGATGAAGCTGGCAATGGGTCGGTTGGGGTTTTTCAGACCAACACGGGCGCGTCTGATGGCGCGGGAGACGGCTTTGACGGCATCTTCTTGACCGATAATCCGAGTATGGAGGGTGTCTTCCATGTGCAGGAGTTTCTCGGATTCGGTTTCCGTGAGTTTGTTGACGGGAACTCCAGTCCAGGAGGCGACGATATGGGCGATATCTTCCTCTGTTACGATGGGGTCTTCGTTAACTGTGCCTTCCTCTTTGCCTTTGCTGGCAATGGTGCGAATTTGGGATTTGAGTTCCATTTCGCGATCGCGCAATTCCCCAGCTCGGTCAAAGTCTTGGGAGCGTACCGCGTCATCTTTTTGCTTGAGAACGCCGCGCAATTCGCGATCGAGTTCCTTAGCTGCGGGGGGCAATTGGGAGTTGATTAAGCGCACCCGCGAACCGGCTTCATCAATCAAGTCAATGGCTTTATCGGGGAGGTAGCGGTCAGAAATATAGCGATCGCTCAATTTAGCGGCTGCCTCCAACGCCACATCTGCAATTTTCAACTTGTGGTGTTGTTCGTACCGTTCGCGCAATCCATGTAAGATCTCGATGGTTTCGTCTACGGACGGCTCGCCCACCATCACCGGTTGAAAACGGCGCTCTAGGGCTGCATCGCGCTCGATATGTTTGCGATACTCATCTAAGGTTGTGGCTCCAATACACTGGAGTTCACCACGAGCGAGGGCAGGTTTGAGGATATTCGCCGCATCGATCGCCCCTTCAGCCGCCCCTGCACCGATCAGAGTATGGACTTCATCAATCACCAGGATGACATTAGCTGCCGAGCGGATTTCATCCATAATTTTCTTCAGCCGCTCTTCAAACTCTCCCCGGTACTTGGTTCCGGCAACCAGAAGACCGATATCGAGGGTAACGACGCGCTTATCTTCCAGGATATCGGGGACATCCCCATGGGAGATGCGTTGGGCTAATCCTTCGGCGATCGCCGTTTTTCCGACCCCTGGTTCACCGATCAGCACCGGGTTATTTTTAGTCCGCCGACCCAAAATTTGGATCACCCGCTCAATTTCCATTTGCCGACCGACCACCGGATCGAGCTTTCCTTCAGCGGCCAACTGGGTTAAATTCGACCCAAATTCATCTAACGTTGGAGTCTTATTCGACGAGCGTCCGCCCACGGCCGAAACTTCCGCCGTTTCACCCAGCATCCGGATCACCTGAGTGCGAACCTTAGAAAGATCCACGCCCAAATTCTCCAACACGCGAGCAGCTACCCCTTCTCCTTCGCGGATCAAACCCAAAAGGAGATGCTCCGTACCAATATAGTTGTGTCCCAATTGGCGAGCCTCTTCTAGGGATAACTCTAGAACCCGTTTAGCTCTGGGTGTAAACGGAATCTCTACAGCGACAAATCCCGAACCCCGACCGATGATCTTTTCGACCTCAATCCGAGCATCTTTAAGATTAACCCCCATTGATTTCAGAACTTTCGCGGCTACTCCCGTCCCCTCCCCAATCAGACCGAGAAGGATCTGTTCTGTACCCACGAAGTTGTGACCCAGGCGGCGGGCTTCCTCCTGAGCTAACATGATCACCTTAATGGCTTTTTCTGTGAAGCGTTCAAACATGGCGTTTTCCCATCACCTGCTGCTTTCTGGTAAGCTGATTCTAGCATAGGAAAATCGTTAGGTTATTGTGCGGTCGGTAACAGAATTTAGGCCGGTTTTCCGCCCTTCTCTGGAAAATGGGGGAGTGGGGGAATGGGGGAATGGGGAGATTACTGATTACTCATTAGGTAATTAGTAAGGCATTTTTCTCTATTTTGAGAGTCAATCCTCAATCACTGGGGTTAACTGTATTCGGGTCGATCCCCATGGCTTGCAAGCGATCCTGTAGTTCGCGTAACCTAGCCTCAGCAGCATTAGCGCGATCGCGTTCCTGTTCGGCTCGTTCCCGCTCTTGTTCAGCTCGTTCCCGTTCCTGTTCGGCTCGTTCCCGCTCCTGTTTAGCTAACTCTTGAGAGAGCAGAATCAAGTTACCCTGGGCATCAAAAAATCGTAACCAAGGCGCATTTTCCTTCGTCAGCGTTCCGTTCCAAACGCCTAACCATAACTCCAAACTCTGACACCATAGCCATCCCCGGTCATCAG from the Roseofilum capinflatum BLCC-M114 genome contains:
- a CDS encoding ATP-dependent Clp protease ATP-binding subunit, whose protein sequence is MFERFTEKAIKVIMLAQEEARRLGHNFVGTEQILLGLIGEGTGVAAKVLKSMGVNLKDARIEVEKIIGRGSGFVAVEIPFTPRAKRVLELSLEEARQLGHNYIGTEHLLLGLIREGEGVAARVLENLGVDLSKVRTQVIRMLGETAEVSAVGGRSSNKTPTLDEFGSNLTQLAAEGKLDPVVGRQMEIERVIQILGRRTKNNPVLIGEPGVGKTAIAEGLAQRISHGDVPDILEDKRVVTLDIGLLVAGTKYRGEFEERLKKIMDEIRSAANVILVIDEVHTLIGAGAAEGAIDAANILKPALARGELQCIGATTLDEYRKHIERDAALERRFQPVMVGEPSVDETIEILHGLRERYEQHHKLKIADVALEAAAKLSDRYISDRYLPDKAIDLIDEAGSRVRLINSQLPPAAKELDRELRGVLKQKDDAVRSQDFDRAGELRDREMELKSQIRTIASKGKEEGTVNEDPIVTEEDIAHIVASWTGVPVNKLTETESEKLLHMEDTLHTRIIGQEDAVKAVSRAIRRARVGLKNPNRPIASFIFSGPTGVGKTELTKALASYFFGSEEAMIRLDMSEFMERHTVSKLIGSPPGYVGYNEGGQLTEAVRRRPYTVVLFDEIEKAHPDIFNMLLQILEDGRLTDAKGRTVDFKNTLLIMTSNIGSKVIEKGGGGLGFEFEDNAEDAQYNRIRSLVNEELKAYFRPEFLNRLDEIIVFRQLNKEEVKQIAEILLKDVFKRLTEKDITLQVTDKFKDRLIEEGYNPAYGARPLRRAIMRLLEDTLAEELLSGRVGEGSTATVDVDESGQVTITSQDQQTPVLTKATD